ATCGGCGAGCCGGCGTACTCATAGCGCAGCCCGAGATTGACTGTCAGCGAAGGCAGAACCTTCCAGTTGTTCTGCGAGTAAAAGCCATAGTAGGAACTGTGCAGATACTGGGTCGAGTCACCACTGGCGGCTGTGACCTCGTACGGAAGACCAAGCAGAAAGTCACTCAGGCCGATGCTGCTGACACGCTGCCCTGCCGCGTTCCGCGTGGAGTACCCGTTGCTGTAGGAGAGCGTTGGGTTCGATGCAAAATCGGTGATCTGCGTAAAGTTCTCATGGATATACTGCAGACCGTTCATCGAAGTCAGCTTGCCATGTGTCCAGGTCAGGTTGTCAGAGACCTGGTAGTACTTATCGTCCGCTCCAATCACCTCCGCGATAGAACCCACGGACCCGAACCCGGCGATGCCGAAGACAGGAACGCCATAGGTTGCCGGATTGCCATTGTTGGCATACGGAAGCCCGAACAGCACACCCGCATAGTTTGGCCCGTAGGCTCCTTCCGAGTTACGGAAGGTCGCGGAATCATTCACTCCGAAGCGAAACTCGTTCACCAGCGTCGGTCTGAAGGTATGCAGATAGGCAGCTGTCCACAGATGATCGTTCAGCGGAACAGCGTTGCCACCCAGAGGATTGATCGTGGCGTTGAACAGATTGTCGTTGCTGTTAGACCATGTGGCATAAACACTGTCGCGATCTGAAAAGCGATGGTCGAGCCGAGCGTTGTACTGATTGATCGTCTGCGTGTTCCGCGGTGATGCAACCGTGTTATAGCTGGGGAAGGCCACGCCACCGCCCGCATTAAGGTTTGGCTTGGGGATGAACGGCAAGGCCTTCATCGCAGTGCCATCCAGTTGATTGGATGGAATGACATTCCCGGCGAACGGCTGGCCCGTTTGAGGGTTGATGATATTCACACATTTGCCGGAGCCTGGGTTAGCCGAACAGAACGTTGACGACGTCGGGAAGAGTCCGGTGCCCGCACTGTCGTCCGCCAGATTGCCTTGAAGTTGCGCGACGGAAGGATAGAGCCCTGTCAGCGTTTGCCCCTGAATGAGACGGAAACCTTCGAAGTTGAACATAAAGAACGTGCGGTTCCGTCCGTTATAAAGCTTAGGAATCCATACTGGCCCGCTGAAGGTTGCGCCGAAGTTATTTTGATTCAACGCTGGCTGTGAGATCCCTCCCTGCTTCGCGAAGTACGTGTTCGCAGCATAGGCACGATTACGATTGAGCGCGAACACCACCAGATGAAATGGATTCGCGCCTGCCAGCAGCTCCGTATTCACGATGGAGGCTGCATGGCCGAACTCCGCGCCGAAGGTCGTGCGCTGCACGCGAAACTCCTGGATCGCATCTACGGATGGCCGAATGCCCGTGTTGCCGAAACGCGAGTTACGCGTCTCGATGCCGTTCACCAGAAAGCTGGTGTCGCTCTCCCTCAGACCAGCAATGGAGATCGTCGTATCGCTGCGGCCGGTCCACGTCGTGGCAGGTGAATTGCCGTTGCCAATCGGCGCCGCTCCGGTAGTGAGCTGCGTGAGCTGAACGAAGTTGCGGCCATTCAACGGCAATGTCTGAATGCTGTTCTGATTGATGACCTGTCCAACAGCGGCGCTCTCTGAATTGAGCATCGCAGCCTGGCTCGCTGATACAGTGACGGACTCAGTATTGTCGCCAACCTGCATATGGACTTCCAGATTGGCGCGCTGCCCAATCACAACCGTGATGCCGTTCAGCTCTGCCCTGCGGAAGCCGTCGCGGCTGGCGACAAGCTTGTAGTTGCCGGGCCTCAACGAACTAAAGACAGCGAGCCCATTCGCATCCGTCTTCAGGACCGTCTGCTGGCCCGTTTCCAACTGGGTAAGCACAAGGCTGGCGTCGGGAACCATCGCACTAGATGGATCCATGACCGACGCGATGATGTCACCTGTCGTCGACTGAGCAACACACGGCACCGCCAGCGACAGTGTCAGAAGGAATATAGAAAGGCAAGTCCCCATACGGCACCGGCGTACGAAACTTACGCGTCTCCATGGCCTGAAGATCTTGTGGCAAAGCTGATTTTTCTGAAACATGTTCGCCTCCGGACTCAGGCATGGACATGCGGTAGACCTGAGAATGGCGAACATCCTAGACACGCGAATCGCCGACTCTCCAAAGGAAAGTCCGGCGAGTGATAAATTTCACTGTGCGAAATCTTCAATACTCGAAATTGGCAAATTCCCATTGATTTTCTGAAACAGAACCTCGCACTGGAGGTTTCCTTTCGCAGCATGATATTTTGCAGTGCGGAAGAATCTCCCATGTCCCCTAAACGTGAACCCACCACGCGCAA
This genomic window from Terriglobus albidus contains:
- a CDS encoding TonB-dependent receptor, yielding MGTCLSIFLLTLSLAVPCVAQSTTGDIIASVMDPSSAMVPDASLVLTQLETGQQTVLKTDANGLAVFSSLRPGNYKLVASRDGFRRAELNGITVVIGQRANLEVHMQVGDNTESVTVSASQAAMLNSESAAVGQVINQNSIQTLPLNGRNFVQLTQLTTGAAPIGNGNSPATTWTGRSDTTISIAGLRESDTSFLVNGIETRNSRFGNTGIRPSVDAIQEFRVQRTTFGAEFGHAASIVNTELLAGANPFHLVVFALNRNRAYAANTYFAKQGGISQPALNQNNFGATFSGPVWIPKLYNGRNRTFFMFNFEGFRLIQGQTLTGLYPSVAQLQGNLADDSAGTGLFPTSSTFCSANPGSGKCVNIINPQTGQPFAGNVIPSNQLDGTAMKALPFIPKPNLNAGGGVAFPSYNTVASPRNTQTINQYNARLDHRFSDRDSVYATWSNSNDNLFNATINPLGGNAVPLNDHLWTAAYLHTFRPTLVNEFRFGVNDSATFRNSEGAYGPNYAGVLFGLPYANNGNPATYGVPVFGIAGFGSVGSIAEVIGADDKYYQVSDNLTWTHGKLTSMNGLQYIHENFTQITDFASNPTLSYSNGYSTRNAAGQRVSSIGLSDFLLGLPYEVTAASGDSTQYLHSSYYGFYSQNNWKVLPSLTVNLGLRYEYAGSPIESRNRSQFFDTATGQFAYAGSSIRRSIVKPDFNNFAPRIGFAWRPSLLPNTVIRGGVGTYYATDNFNEEQFKNQGSPFYTSRSNTPSTTTPVSIFNPFAGTSTTFPPAHANIFTLDQDNRTPYINQWGLDIQQAFASDYLLELEYAGSSGQKLAQRKNANIGAIDTTGSIPLASRKPFPQYGFILVSSNYGRSNYNALTAKLEKRMSHGNSFLVAYTYSKAIDIGITDDFSSLSRDFFRYDRGVSDYHVPHRLVASYTYQLPFGRGQRVFSSAPLGVEYLIGGWQLNGITTFSSGQYNTPTLAGDNLNIGDFSQSRPDIVGDVRAGRHAPTQWFNAAAFAKPSYGTPGNAGRNSLEQPGYQNWDASLFKSLPLGERANFQLRMEAFNVFNHTQFGHANTSLGPGFGAITSTRAARIVQIGGRLVF